In a single window of the Atlantibacter hermannii genome:
- the ybhF gene encoding ABC transporter has translation MSVEEGVIRLEGLMKRFPGMDKPAVASLHGEIRAGAVTGLVGPDGAGKTTLMRMLAGLLRPDDGAARVNGLDPVNDDRALHAILGYMPQKFGLYEDLSVMENLNLYADLRSVTGEVRRTTFERLLEFTALGPFTDRLAGKLSGGMKQKLGLACTLVGQPKVLLLDEPGVGVDPISRRELWQMVHELAGEGMLILWSTSYLDEAEQCREVLLMNEGELLYQGEPRALTQQMAGRSVLATSPSLNNRQLLQKALKTHAVSDGMIQGRSVRLILKKEASPDTLRQQQLPDIQIEETAPRFEDAFIDLLGGAATQESPLGAILHTVEGTPGETVIEARSLTKKFGDFAATDDVNFTVQRGEIFGLLGPNGAGKSTTFKMMCGLLVPTSGKALVLDMDLKTGSGKARQHLGYMAQKFSLYGNLTVEQNLRFFSGVYGLRGSAQTDKINRMSEAFNLQSIFNQPTDSLPLGFKQRLALACALMHEPDILFLDEPTSGVDPLTRREFWLHINSMVEKGVTVMVTTHFMDEAEYCDRIGLVYRGKLIASGTPDDLKQQTADERHPDPTMEHAFITLIEQWDKEHES, from the coding sequence ATGAGCGTTGAGGAAGGCGTCATCCGCCTGGAAGGTTTGATGAAGCGCTTCCCGGGCATGGACAAACCGGCGGTCGCCAGCCTGCACGGTGAAATCCGCGCAGGCGCGGTTACCGGTTTAGTCGGCCCGGACGGCGCGGGCAAAACCACATTAATGCGCATGCTGGCGGGATTGCTGAGACCGGACGATGGCGCAGCGCGGGTAAACGGGCTTGACCCGGTCAATGATGACCGGGCGCTGCACGCGATCCTTGGCTATATGCCGCAAAAATTCGGCCTGTATGAAGATCTGAGCGTGATGGAGAACCTTAACCTGTACGCCGATTTGCGCAGCGTTACCGGCGAAGTGCGCCGAACCACCTTCGAGCGACTCCTGGAGTTTACCGCCCTGGGGCCCTTTACCGACCGCCTGGCCGGTAAGCTCTCCGGGGGCATGAAGCAGAAACTGGGGCTGGCTTGTACGCTGGTCGGCCAGCCGAAAGTGTTGCTGCTGGATGAACCCGGCGTCGGCGTCGACCCCATCTCACGCCGCGAGCTCTGGCAAATGGTGCATGAGCTGGCGGGAGAAGGCATGCTGATCCTCTGGAGTACCTCGTATCTTGATGAGGCGGAGCAGTGTCGCGAAGTCCTGTTGATGAACGAAGGCGAGCTGCTGTATCAGGGCGAACCGAGAGCGCTAACCCAGCAAATGGCCGGGCGCAGCGTCCTGGCCACCAGCCCGTCCCTGAATAACCGCCAGCTTTTGCAAAAGGCGCTGAAGACGCACGCCGTCAGCGACGGCATGATTCAGGGCCGCTCGGTACGCCTGATCCTGAAAAAGGAGGCCAGCCCGGACACCCTGCGCCAACAGCAACTCCCGGACATTCAGATTGAAGAGACCGCGCCGCGCTTTGAGGACGCCTTCATTGATCTGTTGGGCGGGGCGGCGACCCAGGAATCCCCCCTCGGGGCCATCCTGCATACCGTTGAAGGCACGCCCGGCGAAACGGTGATCGAAGCGCGATCGTTAACCAAAAAATTTGGTGATTTCGCCGCGACCGACGACGTTAACTTCACCGTGCAGCGCGGCGAGATTTTCGGCCTGCTTGGCCCGAACGGCGCGGGCAAATCCACCACGTTTAAAATGATGTGTGGCCTGCTGGTGCCTACCTCCGGTAAAGCGCTGGTGCTGGATATGGATTTAAAAACCGGCTCCGGTAAAGCCCGTCAGCACCTGGGCTATATGGCCCAGAAGTTTTCGCTGTACGGCAACCTGACGGTGGAACAGAACCTGCGCTTCTTCTCCGGCGTTTACGGTCTGCGCGGCAGCGCGCAGACTGACAAAATCAACCGCATGAGCGAGGCGTTTAACCTTCAGAGTATTTTCAACCAGCCCACCGACTCCCTGCCGCTGGGCTTTAAACAACGGTTGGCGCTGGCCTGCGCACTGATGCACGAACCGGACATTCTGTTCCTGGATGAACCCACGTCCGGCGTCGACCCGCTCACCCGCCGTGAATTCTGGCTACATATCAACAGCATGGTGGAAAAAGGCGTTACGGTGATGGTCACCACCCACTTTATGGATGAAGCCGAATATTGCGATCGCATTGGACTGGTGTATCGCGGCAAGCTGATCGCCAGCGGCACGCCGGATGATCTGAAGCAGCAGACTGCTGACGAGCGCCATCCTGACCCGACCATGGAACACGCTTTTATTACGCTTATCGAGCAGTGGGATAAGGAGCATGAGTCATGA
- the lpfD_1 gene encoding fimbrial protein LpfD; adhesin: MTLSGDTAPGYPEALATSNSDVGIQIKDGNGNVLPVNTGELPMPVDLTQGMTNQAGSVDILSSPINLTGKTPQAGNFTASAAITVKFR; this comes from the coding sequence ATGACCTTATCGGGCGACACCGCCCCAGGATATCCTGAGGCGCTGGCCACCAGTAATAGCGATGTCGGCATTCAGATAAAAGATGGCAATGGCAACGTGTTACCTGTAAATACCGGCGAATTGCCTATGCCAGTCGATCTCACCCAGGGAATGACAAATCAGGCGGGTTCTGTGGATATTCTCAGTTCGCCGATCAATCTCACGGGGAAAACGCCTCAGGCGGGAAACTTTACTGCATCAGCTGCGATCACTGTTAAATTTCGGTGA
- the ybhN gene encoding inner membrane protein produces MAKSHAKWRKAKKILTWVFFIAVTVLLVLYARNVDWEEVWKVIRNYNHTALLTAMGLVIVSYLVYGCYDLLGRLYCGHKLAKRQVMLVSFICYAFNLTLSTWVGGIGMRYRLYSRLGLPSATITRIFSLSITTNWLGYVLLGGVIFSIGVVELPSHWYIEDNTLRIIGAVLLVLSAFYLWACAFAKRRHITIKGQKLVLPGWRFALMQMGVSSLNWMAMGAIIWILLGQDINYFFVLGVLLVSSIAGAIVHIPAGIGVLEAVFIALLAGEHTSQGKIIAALLAYRVLYFFIPLLLALIGYLWLESRAKKMRAKNEQKMGMS; encoded by the coding sequence ATGGCGAAATCTCATGCGAAATGGCGTAAAGCCAAAAAAATTCTTACCTGGGTGTTTTTTATTGCCGTAACGGTGCTGTTGGTACTGTATGCGCGCAACGTTGACTGGGAAGAGGTGTGGAAAGTTATCCGTAACTATAACCACACCGCGCTGCTAACTGCGATGGGGCTGGTGATTGTCAGCTACCTCGTTTATGGCTGCTACGACCTGCTCGGGCGGCTCTACTGCGGCCATAAGCTGGCGAAGCGCCAGGTTATGCTGGTGTCGTTTATCTGTTATGCCTTTAACCTGACGCTCAGCACCTGGGTCGGCGGTATTGGGATGCGCTACCGGCTTTATTCCCGGCTTGGGCTGCCCAGCGCCACCATTACGCGCATTTTTTCGCTGAGTATCACCACCAACTGGCTGGGCTATGTCCTGCTGGGCGGGGTGATCTTCAGTATCGGCGTGGTGGAGCTGCCGTCACACTGGTATATCGAAGACAATACGTTGCGCATTATCGGTGCGGTATTGCTGGTGCTCAGCGCTTTCTACCTCTGGGCCTGCGCCTTTGCCAAACGGCGGCATATCACCATTAAAGGGCAGAAGCTGGTGCTGCCGGGGTGGCGTTTTGCGCTGATGCAGATGGGTGTGTCCAGCCTCAACTGGATGGCGATGGGCGCCATTATCTGGATCCTGCTCGGCCAGGATATTAATTATTTCTTCGTATTAGGGGTTTTACTGGTGAGCAGCATCGCCGGGGCGATTGTTCATATCCCTGCGGGCATTGGGGTGCTGGAAGCGGTGTTTATCGCGTTGTTAGCGGGCGAGCACACCAGCCAGGGGAAAATTATCGCCGCCCTGCTCGCCTATCGCGTGCTCTACTTCTTCATCCCGCTGTTGCTGGCGCTGATTGGTTATCTGTGGCTGGAGAGCCGCGCCAAAAAAATGCGCGCCAAAAACGAGCAGAAGATGGGGATGAGTTGA
- the ybhS gene encoding ABC transporter permease, giving the protein MSSHLSWRRVRALCVKETRQIIRDPSSWLIAVVIPLLLLFIFGYGINLDSSRLRVGILLEQQSAEALDFAHTISASPFIDPKISTDRHDLIQRMQAGKVRGIVVIPVDFDQRMARSGDTAPVQVITDGSEPNTANFVQGYVEGIWQIWQMQRAEDNGESFEPLIDVQTRYWFNPAAISQHFIIPGAVTIIMTVIGAILTSLVVAREWERGTMEALLSTEVTRGELLLCKLIPYYFLGMLAMLLCMLVSVFILGVPYRGSLWLLFFITSLFLLSTLGMGLLISTITRNQFNAAQVALNAAFLPSVMLSGFIFQIDSMPAVIRAVTYIIPARYFVTTLQSLFLAGTIPAVLIINVLFLIASAVMFIGLTWLKTKRRLD; this is encoded by the coding sequence ATGAGCAGTCACCTCTCGTGGCGGCGCGTACGGGCGCTGTGCGTCAAAGAGACGCGACAAATCATTCGCGACCCCAGCAGCTGGCTGATTGCGGTGGTGATCCCACTGCTGTTGCTGTTTATCTTCGGTTACGGCATCAACCTCGACTCCAGCCGTCTGCGGGTGGGGATTTTACTCGAGCAGCAAAGCGCTGAAGCGCTCGACTTCGCCCACACCATCAGCGCTTCGCCGTTTATCGATCCGAAAATCAGCACTGACCGGCACGACTTAATTCAGCGAATGCAGGCCGGGAAAGTGCGTGGCATCGTGGTGATCCCGGTGGATTTCGACCAGCGAATGGCGCGCAGCGGCGACACCGCCCCGGTCCAGGTGATCACCGACGGCAGCGAGCCTAATACCGCTAACTTCGTGCAGGGGTATGTCGAAGGTATATGGCAAATCTGGCAAATGCAGCGTGCCGAGGATAACGGCGAAAGCTTCGAGCCGCTGATTGACGTGCAGACACGTTACTGGTTTAACCCTGCCGCCATCAGCCAGCACTTTATAATTCCCGGCGCGGTGACCATTATCATGACGGTTATCGGCGCGATCTTAACGTCGCTGGTGGTGGCCCGTGAATGGGAGCGCGGCACCATGGAGGCGCTGCTGTCCACGGAAGTGACGCGCGGCGAACTGCTGCTGTGTAAGTTAATTCCCTATTACTTCCTCGGCATGTTGGCGATGCTGCTGTGTATGCTGGTGTCGGTGTTTATTCTCGGCGTGCCGTATCGCGGTTCGCTGTGGCTGCTGTTCTTTATTACCAGCCTGTTTTTACTCAGTACGCTTGGGATGGGACTGTTAATTTCCACCATCACCCGCAATCAGTTTAACGCCGCCCAGGTGGCGCTGAATGCGGCCTTTTTGCCGTCGGTGATGCTGTCAGGGTTTATCTTTCAGATCGACAGTATGCCCGCCGTGATCCGCGCGGTGACCTACATCATTCCGGCGCGTTACTTCGTCACCACGCTGCAAAGCCTGTTTCTGGCGGGCACCATTCCGGCGGTGTTGATTATCAACGTCCTGTTTTTGATTGCATCCGCCGTGATGTTTATTGGCCTGACTTGGCTGAAAACCAAACGTCGGCTGGATTAG
- the ybhR_2 gene encoding ABC transporter permease: protein MKEYQQDLLDGKPKPNNSELVVRNWYNPNLDYKWFVVPSLIAMITTIGVMIVTSLSVAREREQGTLDQLLVSPLATWQIFVGKAVPALIVATFQASIVLGVGIWGYDIPFSGSLSLFYFTMLIYGLSLVGFGLLISALCSTQQQAFIGVFVFMMPAILLSGYVSPVENMPVWLQNITWVNPIRHFTDITKQIYLKDASFDIVWGSLWPLLVIAATTGSAAYAMFRRKVM, encoded by the coding sequence GTGAAGGAGTATCAGCAGGATCTGCTGGACGGCAAACCGAAGCCCAATAACAGCGAGCTGGTGGTGCGCAACTGGTACAACCCGAACCTCGATTATAAGTGGTTCGTGGTGCCGTCACTGATCGCGATGATCACCACCATTGGGGTGATGATTGTGACCTCGCTGTCGGTTGCCCGGGAGCGGGAACAGGGCACGCTGGATCAGTTGCTGGTTTCACCGCTGGCGACCTGGCAGATTTTTGTCGGTAAAGCGGTGCCTGCGCTGATTGTGGCGACCTTTCAGGCCAGTATTGTGCTGGGGGTGGGGATTTGGGGCTACGACATCCCGTTTTCCGGTTCGCTCAGCCTGTTCTATTTCACTATGTTGATTTATGGCCTGTCGCTGGTGGGGTTTGGCTTGCTGATTTCGGCGCTCTGCTCAACTCAACAGCAGGCGTTTATTGGCGTATTCGTGTTTATGATGCCGGCGATTTTGCTGTCGGGGTATGTGTCACCGGTGGAGAACATGCCGGTATGGCTGCAAAACATCACCTGGGTTAACCCGATTCGGCATTTTACTGACATCACGAAACAGATTTACCTGAAAGACGCCAGCTTCGATATTGTCTGGGGAAGTTTATGGCCGCTACTGGTCATAGCGGCCACGACGGGATCAGCGGCGTACGCTATGTTTCGACGAAAGGTGATGTAG
- the ybhR_1 gene encoding ABC transporter permease, translating into MLNRLWTLIRKELQSLLREPQTRAILILPVVIQVLLFPFAATLEVTNASIAIYNEDNGKHSVELTQRFAKATAFSHITLLKSSVEIRPTIDTQKVLLLIRFSG; encoded by the coding sequence ATGCTCAATCGTCTCTGGACGCTTATCCGCAAAGAGTTGCAGTCGCTACTGCGCGAGCCGCAAACCCGCGCCATTTTGATTTTACCGGTGGTGATTCAGGTGCTGCTGTTCCCGTTCGCCGCCACGCTTGAGGTGACTAACGCCAGCATCGCGATTTACAACGAGGATAACGGTAAACACTCCGTGGAACTCACCCAGCGCTTTGCAAAAGCCACGGCGTTCAGCCATATCACGTTGCTGAAAAGCTCGGTGGAGATCCGCCCTACTATCGATACGCAAAAAGTCCTGCTGCTGATCCGCTTTTCCGGCTGA
- the lpfD_2 gene encoding LpfD protein precursor, which produces MPSMTAGVKLMKKFYLLALILGALMMASTAGAATGYCLPKNGPATFTADATTTIDAMDNVVGRTKRIPFGGSSFQYSAQCDCDDTDQATLGNFYKADYLMASEKIGNNTFVVLNESLQLAVMIHVANYSEDLAVPFTDVWNKNSHRGCSVSVFSTGGNGSLVFRISKPFKGKMIIPATPVAAIFGTVREGQYSPEPMSRVYISGTITVPQSCELNAGGIVSVDYGTIIANTFRQKGQKP; this is translated from the coding sequence ATGCCATCTATGACAGCAGGCGTTAAGCTTATGAAAAAATTTTACCTATTAGCACTCATACTGGGTGCCCTGATGATGGCGTCTACAGCCGGAGCCGCGACAGGGTATTGTTTGCCCAAAAATGGTCCTGCGACGTTTACTGCGGACGCAACCACAACGATTGACGCGATGGATAATGTCGTGGGCAGGACAAAACGGATCCCTTTCGGCGGGAGCTCTTTTCAATACAGCGCACAATGTGACTGCGACGATACAGATCAGGCTACGCTGGGTAACTTCTATAAAGCTGACTATTTAATGGCCAGCGAAAAAATAGGTAACAACACATTTGTAGTGCTGAACGAATCGTTGCAACTGGCTGTTATGATCCATGTAGCAAATTATTCAGAAGACCTTGCTGTCCCTTTTACGGATGTCTGGAATAAAAATTCGCATCGCGGCTGCTCAGTGAGCGTGTTTTCAACAGGGGGAAATGGATCGTTGGTTTTTAGAATCAGCAAGCCTTTTAAAGGAAAAATGATCATACCTGCTACACCTGTTGCAGCGATCTTCGGCACTGTACGGGAAGGGCAATATTCTCCGGAGCCAATGTCCCGGGTCTATATATCAGGGACTATTACCGTTCCGCAAAGTTGTGAACTCAACGCCGGAGGGATCGTTTCGGTCGATTACGGGACGATTATTGCGAATACATTCAGGCAAAAAGGGCAAAAGCCTTAG
- a CDS encoding putative endonuclease/exonuclease/phosphatase, protein MASKTAAFSLKLLTINTHKGFTALNRRFILPELRDAVRTVSADIVCLQEVMGAHEVHPLHFENWPDTTHYEFIADTMWSDYAYGRNAVYPEGHHGNAVLSRFPISEYDNLDVSHNGHEKRGLLHCRINLAEVSKTLHVICVHLGLQEAHRHDQLEMLCELVNSLPEGDPIVVAGDFNDWRQKANSILKTKAGLDEVFTRARGRPARTFPAVMPLLRLDRIYVKNASATSPTALPLREWRHLSDHAPLAVEIHL, encoded by the coding sequence ATGGCCAGTAAGACTGCTGCATTTTCACTCAAACTGCTCACAATCAATACGCACAAAGGGTTCACCGCCTTAAACCGGCGCTTTATTTTGCCGGAATTACGCGACGCGGTGCGTACCGTTTCTGCTGATATCGTCTGCCTTCAGGAAGTGATGGGCGCGCATGAAGTGCATCCGCTGCATTTTGAGAACTGGCCGGATACCACGCATTACGAATTTATCGCCGATACCATGTGGAGCGACTACGCATATGGCCGCAACGCGGTCTATCCGGAAGGGCATCACGGTAACGCCGTGCTGTCGCGGTTTCCCATTTCTGAGTACGACAACCTGGATGTGTCCCATAACGGTCATGAAAAGCGCGGCCTGTTGCACTGTCGGATTAACCTCGCGGAAGTCAGTAAGACGCTGCATGTTATTTGCGTGCATCTCGGCCTGCAGGAAGCGCATCGCCATGACCAGCTGGAAATGCTGTGCGAACTGGTGAACAGCCTGCCGGAGGGCGATCCCATCGTCGTGGCCGGTGATTTCAACGACTGGCGTCAAAAAGCCAACTCTATACTTAAAACAAAAGCCGGGCTTGATGAGGTGTTTACCCGCGCCCGGGGACGCCCTGCGCGGACGTTCCCGGCGGTGATGCCGCTGCTGCGCCTTGACCGCATCTATGTCAAAAATGCGTCGGCCACCAGCCCTACCGCCTTACCGCTGCGCGAGTGGCGGCACCTGTCAGATCACGCCCCTTTGGCGGTGGAGATTCATTTATGA
- the ybhO gene encoding putative phospholipase, which translates to MKTNWRDGNHIELLENGDMFYPAVFSAIKEAQRKVYLETFIWFEDNVGRKLHRAILTAAQRGVSVEVLLDGYGSPDLSDEFVTELIAAGVIFRYYDPRPKIFGMRTNLFRRMHRKIVLIDETIAFVGGINYSAEHMIDYGPEAKQDYAVRIEGPVVEDIRAFILSNLPENERPRRWWRRRTKASENNTPGEAQVLFVWRDNEEHRDDIERHYLKMLANARQEVIIANAYFFPGYRLLHAMRNAARRGVKVRLIVQGEPDMPIVRVGARLLYNYLVKGGVEVYEYLTRPLHGKVAVMDDHWATVGSSNLDPLSLSLNLEANVIIHDRQFNQTLYENLTRLITEECRQVDESLLPKRTWWNLAKSVIAFHFLRHFPALVGWLPAHTPRLSQVKPPVQPEIETQDRVETTDKA; encoded by the coding sequence ATGAAAACCAACTGGCGAGACGGCAATCACATTGAGCTGCTGGAAAACGGGGATATGTTCTACCCCGCCGTGTTCAGCGCTATTAAAGAAGCACAGCGTAAAGTTTATCTGGAAACATTTATCTGGTTTGAAGATAACGTCGGACGCAAACTGCACCGCGCCATTCTGACCGCAGCGCAGCGCGGCGTCAGCGTTGAAGTTCTGCTCGACGGTTACGGTTCACCGGATCTCAGCGACGAATTTGTTACCGAACTGATCGCGGCGGGGGTCATTTTCCGCTACTACGATCCGCGACCCAAAATCTTCGGGATGCGCACCAACCTGTTCCGCCGTATGCACCGCAAGATTGTGCTGATTGATGAAACCATCGCGTTTGTGGGCGGCATTAACTACTCCGCTGAACATATGATCGATTATGGTCCGGAGGCCAAGCAGGATTACGCGGTGCGTATTGAAGGCCCGGTAGTGGAGGATATTCGTGCCTTTATCCTCTCGAATCTGCCGGAAAATGAGCGGCCACGCCGCTGGTGGCGCCGCCGCACCAAAGCGAGTGAAAACAACACGCCTGGGGAAGCGCAGGTGCTGTTCGTCTGGCGTGATAATGAAGAACATCGTGACGATATCGAGCGCCATTACCTGAAAATGCTGGCGAATGCCCGCCAGGAAGTGATTATCGCCAACGCCTACTTTTTCCCCGGCTACCGGCTGCTGCACGCGATGCGCAATGCGGCGCGGCGCGGCGTGAAGGTGCGGCTGATTGTCCAGGGCGAACCGGATATGCCGATTGTGCGCGTCGGGGCGCGACTGCTCTACAACTATTTAGTCAAAGGGGGCGTGGAAGTCTATGAGTACCTGACGCGTCCGCTTCATGGCAAAGTCGCCGTGATGGACGATCACTGGGCGACGGTGGGCTCCAGTAACCTCGACCCCCTGAGCCTGTCTCTTAATCTGGAAGCCAACGTGATCATTCACGACCGCCAGTTTAACCAGACACTCTATGAAAACCTCACCCGCCTGATCACTGAAGAGTGCCGCCAGGTGGATGAATCCCTGCTACCCAAACGCACCTGGTGGAACCTCGCCAAGAGCGTGATTGCGTTCCACTTCCTGCGCCATTTCCCGGCGCTGGTGGGCTGGCTGCCCGCACATACCCCGCGGCTTTCACAGGTAAAACCGCCCGTGCAGCCCGAAATCGAAACCCAGGACCGGGTTGAAACTACGGACAAGGCGTAA
- the ybhQ gene encoding inner membrane protein, which yields MKWQQRIRVATGLSCWQIMLHLAVIALLVMGWMNGVLVKVGIGLCLLYGMTVLMMLALQRVQEGRLRELGDFLEELTTTWYFGNAIIALWLLSRIVHNNLVLAIAGLAILAGPALMSLLVKERKPRLHHLSSKHSVRR from the coding sequence ATGAAGTGGCAACAACGTATTCGTGTTGCAACCGGCCTTAGCTGCTGGCAGATTATGCTGCATTTGGCCGTTATCGCACTGCTGGTGATGGGATGGATGAACGGCGTGTTGGTAAAAGTGGGTATCGGCCTGTGTCTGCTCTATGGCATGACGGTACTGATGATGCTCGCCCTGCAACGTGTCCAGGAAGGCCGTTTACGCGAGCTGGGCGACTTCCTTGAAGAGCTCACCACCACCTGGTATTTCGGCAATGCCATCATCGCACTGTGGCTGCTGTCACGTATTGTGCACAATAACCTGGTGCTGGCCATCGCCGGGCTCGCCATTCTCGCCGGCCCGGCGCTGATGTCGCTGCTGGTGAAAGAGCGCAAGCCGCGCCTACATCACCTTTCGTCGAAACATAGCGTACGCCGCTGA